Within Eggerthella timonensis, the genomic segment CGGCGCGTCGCGTGACGCCGCTATGGGCGAACCGCACGGCGGTGCTGCTGACGGGCGCGAGCATGGTGGGCGGGTCGGCGCTCATCGTGGTGGCGTGTTTCGCGGTGCCGGTGCCGGCGCTCAAGGTGGCGGGGCTGTTGGCCGCGGGTGGCGGCCTCGGGTCGCTCATCCTCATGTGGGCCGAGTTCTACGGTTCGCTCAATCCTATGCGCGTCGCGCTGTACCACGCCATGGCCATCTTCGTAGGCGAGGTGGTGAAATGGCTGTTCATGGGCATGAGCGTGCCATACCTCGCGTTCTTCTCCATCGTGCTGCCGCTCGTGTGCCTCGCGTGCGTGCGCTCGAGCATGCGACGCCTGCCCGAGCGCGACTTGCCACCAGCCATGAACGAGGGCGACCCGAAGACCATTCCCTGGAAGCCCATCCTGCTCATGGCGGTGTGCACGTTCGCGGGCGGCTTCGGCGCGCTGCCCACGCAGCTGTTGGTGCCGGGCAACGTGGTGGGCGCGATGTTCGTGACGGCGCTCGTGTTCTTCGGCGTGCTGTCCACGGCTCGCTGGTTCAACTTCGACACCATCTACCAGCTCGCGTTTCCGCTGTTCATCGTGGGATTCCTGTTCGTGATGCCCACATTCGGAACGAACGCGCAGATCATGGCGCTGTGCTACGACGCGGGCTACACCATGCTGTCCATGTACATCATGATCGTGATGAGCAACATCACGTATCGGTTCGGCGTGAACGCGGTGTGGATCAACGGCATCGAGCGCGGCATCCGCTACGTGGTGGAGCTGGTGGGATGGCTCGCGTTCGCCGGCGCGTCGGCGAACCTGGGAGCCGAGGCCACATCCGTGCTGTACGGCGGCGTGGCGATTGCGGTGGTGCTGACGTTCGTCGTGATCTTCTTCACCGAGCGCGGTCTGTCGGCGAAGTGGGGCATCGTGCTGAAGGACGACCCGGTGGGAAGCGCGTCCGCGGAGGGGCGGATGTCTATCCGCGTGTCCGACCTGTCGCGCGCGTACAACCTCAGCCCGCGCGAGGAAGAGGTGCTGCAGCTCGTCGCTCAGGGAGACACGGTGGCCGAGATCGAGGACGTGCTGTACGTGTCGCAGGGCACGGTGAAGGCGCACATCAACCATATTTACCGCAAGTTCAACATCCACAGCAAGAACGAGCTGTTCGAGCTGCTCAACGATGTGGAGAAGCCGGTCCGCAAGGGCCGCCCCGCGGGCGGCGAGGGAGCCTGGGAGGACGAGGGCCCGCAAGCGGGGTAGAGGCGGGTTGTCGTCTCCGGGCGAGCGCAGCCCCTGGTTTGTCGTCCTGAGCGGACGCCGTAGGCCGGAGTTGAAGGAGCGTGCGCGGAATCGGTGGATGCCTTCCCCAATTTCGGTTCAGGCGTTCGGACGAGACAAATGTGGCAAGAATTTCGATGTAGGTAAATTTTACGCTGAATATATCGGACGCTCATTTCCTAGAAAACTTGTGACCTGGGTTTATGGCAAATCAGCCAGAAAATGGAAGCTCTCGTTGTCCCAAATGACTTACCTACCTCGAAATTTCTGCCAGAATCTCCCCGCTCCGCTGTTAAACCACCATTGACATATACCCGTACCTCTCGCCGACGGCCCACCTGTTGATGCAGCTGAAGAACGGACGCGGCTCGAGGTGCACCAGCTCCCTCGTGCAGACGTAGCGCCCCGAGACCTCGTGGGAGTACAGGAGCTCCCTGCGGTCCCCGGCGCAGCTCCGGAACTGCTCCCGGTAGCAGAACCAGTCCAAGTAGCGCTGCAGGCGGCGGTTCGACACTCCGTTGAACCTCCCGACGAACGCCTTGAGGCGCGAGTGGAGCGAGTTGACCGCCGCGAGGCCCCTGCCGCCGCGCACCTCGTGGGGCCTTCCCCCGAGCGCCGCGCGGTTGTAGGACCTCCACCCGTCGGTCGCCACCGAGCACCCCGCCGGCAGCTTCGCCCCCAAGACGATCCCGATGTCGGCGGAATCCTCGGCCTCCGCCAGCTCGCAGAAGCAGTCCCCGAGCTCGCTTACCCCGCACAGCACGCAGACTCCTTTCGCCAGCCCCGCCGACCCCGCGTCGTGCCCGGTGCGGTGG encodes:
- a CDS encoding helix-turn-helix transcriptional regulator; translated protein: MAQKAQQGFVDRWKAVLLRVAAIPFVFFGVGLYRAWLATFFRYDAFPTISVFDYFLFEGAIGIVSLALAFAARRVTPLWANRTAVLLTGASMVGGSALIVVACFAVPVPALKVAGLLAAGGGLGSLILMWAEFYGSLNPMRVALYHAMAIFVGEVVKWLFMGMSVPYLAFFSIVLPLVCLACVRSSMRRLPERDLPPAMNEGDPKTIPWKPILLMAVCTFAGGFGALPTQLLVPGNVVGAMFVTALVFFGVLSTARWFNFDTIYQLAFPLFIVGFLFVMPTFGTNAQIMALCYDAGYTMLSMYIMIVMSNITYRFGVNAVWINGIERGIRYVVELVGWLAFAGASANLGAEATSVLYGGVAIAVVLTFVVIFFTERGLSAKWGIVLKDDPVGSASAEGRMSIRVSDLSRAYNLSPREEEVLQLVAQGDTVAEIEDVLYVSQGTVKAHINHIYRKFNIHSKNELFELLNDVEKPVRKGRPAGGEGAWEDEGPQAG
- a CDS encoding IS1595 family transposase, with translation MSIIGQVKDMTLAEKRDLADALREAIAEDLALAGRGEPDRCPRCGCPSFVRKGRDAGGSQRWLCRGCGRTFGAKTLGLLGRSKLPPAAWMEFAACAADALPLRETARRCGTSLYTAWFMRMRACEVMGRRLLPLRGDSFEVDGTYLHESMPGNHSRSRWFDLGRRPHRTGHDAGSAGLAKGVCVLCGVSELGDCFCELAEAEDSADIGIVLGAKLPAGCSVATDGWRSYNRAALGGRPHEVRGGRGLAAVNSLHSRLKAFVGRFNGVSNRRLQRYLDWFCYREQFRSCAGDRRELLYSHEVSGRYVCTRELVHLEPRPFFSCINRWAVGERYGYMSMVV